The genomic interval ACGCTAGTTTTTGCTTTTTTATCGCTTGTTTTACCGGTATTTTCCTTTGTTACTATTCCTCTTTGCGCAGTCCCAACAGTTATTGTGTCAGTACGTTATGGTTTTAAATATGGTTTTTTAACTGCGATTACTGCAAGTTTTCTTGTTGCCGTATTTATGGAACCATCTTCTGCTGTTCCCCTTTTTTTAATCATATTATTTTTGGGGTTGAGCCAAGGGATTTCCATCCGGAGAAATTATTCGGTTTGGGGAGTCATATTGGCCGGGTTGGTCGGAGTTGTGGTGACAATTGCTTTAATGGCGCTTATCACTTATTTTCTTAGTGGAGTAAATTTATTTTACGAACAGATAAAACTTTTTAAAGAATCGATTGTAATGCAGGAGCAACTTGGTTTAAGGTATGGGTTGGGCAAAGAAGAGATTGTAAGACAGCAGCACTTATTAAACCAAATGGCTGAAAATTTTTCCAAAGTTATTCCCGCGATTATAGTCATAGTTTCTGGATGGATTTCTGCTTTTTGCTGTTTTATCACATATCAAATTTTAAAGCGTCTTAAATTAAAGTTACCAAAAATTATTAGTTTTAAGATGCTCCAAGTGCCATGGTTTTTTTCATGGGGGTATCTCCTTGGGTTGGCTGCTCTTTTCTTTTATAAGTGGTTTGGGAATTATTCGGGGACTGTTTCAATAATAGGTATGAATCTTCTTCTTATTTTTGGAGTTATATTTTTAATTCAGGGGTCGGCGATAATTTTCTACTTTTTTGAAAAATATAAACTTTCTCTTCCGGTTAAGATACTATTCTTCTTCCTGGCACTTTTTATCCAAATTATGTTCCAGGGTTTGACTTGGTTGGGGCTTTTTGACACATGGTTTAATTATAGAAAAGTGCCGCAAGAAGCTTATTAAGTAAGAAGTTTTTTGTGCCGATAATAAAAGATATTGACGATAGATTTGTAATATTGGTAATGTTAAAAAAATGGGGGGATGAGTTATGATAGATACTCCGGCAAAAAGGTATCATAATGTAAGTCAGCTTTTTCTTATTTTGGGCACTATTATTGCGATGTTAACCTCTTTCATTCTTTTTTACAGAGGAACGACAATTGAAGCTTATGCTCAAATGCTATTTATCCCGATAATTGCGGGGGCAGTCTATTATGGGAAAAAGGGTGGGTTCATTGCCGCAATTGGCGCAGGCGTTGTGTACATTCTTTTGCTTTTATTTTTAGTTGAATCGCAGCTGGCTCAAGTTGTTACTTTGACAATTACTTTGAGAATTATCTTCTTCTGCTTTATGGGAATAGTAGGAGGCCTTCTTTTCGAAAAATTTAAAGAACAAGTTATGGATTTAGAAGAGAAAGTTCTTGTTAATGAGGAGTCAGGTCTCTACACGGCACGTTATTTTATAACGGTAATCCAACAAGAAATAGATCGTGCCACGCGTTACAAGAGTACATTTTCTATAATAACCTTCAAATTTAATTTGTTAAAGATAGGGATATCAAAAAGGGCTGAAAAAAAATTGATAAAAGATTTAGGGGAGATGTTCAAGCAACAGACCAGGATTGTAGATGAGATAGCATACTTAAGCCGTGGTGATTTTGGAGTAGTTTTGCCGGAGATAGATAAGAAAGGCGCTAAGATTTTTTTGGATCGTATCAAGGAAAAATTTATTGAGATTGTTAAGAAAAAGAAGAAGGATTTTTCTGAGAGTGATTTGAATATCAAGATGTTTACTTATCAGGATAATTTGTCGGAGATAGAAAAACTGATTTCTCAATATGCTGAGAAAATAGGAGTATCACATATTAAGAGACCTAAAGAGCTATAATAAGGGGGATTATGAAAGTAATTTTAATTAAGGACGTTCCGTCTTTAGGCAAAGAAGGAGATATTGTAAATGTAAGTCCGGGCTACGCGCGAAATTTTTTATTTCCTAAAGGGGTTGCCCTCGATGCGACACCGGCAAACCTAAAAGGGTTTGAGAAAAAAAGAAATACGCTGGTGAAG from Candidatus Oleimmundimicrobium sp. carries:
- a CDS encoding ECF transporter S component is translated as MDENRVNTRALVEAGKLSALTLVFAFLSLVLPVFSFVTIPLCAVPTVIVSVRYGFKYGFLTAITASFLVAVFMEPSSAVPLFLIILFLGLSQGISIRRNYSVWGVILAGLVGVVVTIALMALITYFLSGVNLFYEQIKLFKESIVMQEQLGLRYGLGKEEIVRQQHLLNQMAENFSKVIPAIIVIVSGWISAFCCFITYQILKRLKLKLPKIISFKMLQVPWFFSWGYLLGLAALFFYKWFGNYSGTVSIIGMNLLLIFGVIFLIQGSAIIFYFFEKYKLSLPVKILFFFLALFIQIMFQGLTWLGLFDTWFNYRKVPQEAY